A stretch of Ectothiorhodospiraceae bacterium BW-2 DNA encodes these proteins:
- a CDS encoding TlpA family protein disulfide reductase: MKLILPFIFCLFTLVSHAQQPPQSLSVLADKPQAPAFSLQDINGDTHQLSDYAGKPVIVNFWATWCPPCREEMPSMQRAWQQIQGSVAMLAINVGETEDKVFPFLGSYPVDFPILFDTDSAVLKAWPVMGLPTTFVLDPQGRIVYRAIGGREWDDADILQKIKALSP, from the coding sequence ATGAAACTGATTTTACCCTTTATTTTTTGTCTATTCACTCTCGTCAGTCATGCCCAACAGCCACCACAGAGCCTGAGCGTATTGGCCGATAAACCGCAAGCTCCCGCTTTTAGTCTGCAAGATATCAATGGCGATACTCACCAATTGAGCGATTATGCAGGCAAGCCGGTAATTGTTAATTTCTGGGCTACTTGGTGTCCGCCATGTCGAGAGGAGATGCCATCCATGCAACGGGCATGGCAACAGATTCAAGGTAGTGTTGCCATGCTAGCAATTAATGTTGGTGAAACCGAGGATAAGGTATTTCCATTTCTAGGCTCTTATCCAGTCGATTTTCCGATACTATTCGATACCGATTCGGCAGTCCTTAAAGCTTGGCCGGTGATGGGGCTGCCCACTACCTTTGTGCTCGACCCACAAGGGCGGATTGTCTATCGAGCGATTGGTGGTCGGGAGTGGGATGATGCTGACATTTTACAAAAAATAAAAGCATTATCACCATAA
- a CDS encoding rhodanese-like domain-containing protein: MIKHIKFGLFTLVLCNSVASAAADYAKCHRPDARDAEQFVKAHISRTVNIEWQQVYSRCGELPRDKATLAYCNSGSFASQVALALRPDGFDNIKILYGGFERWKVSSSMEVNQ, from the coding sequence ATGATAAAACACATTAAATTTGGTCTATTCACACTCGTGCTCTGTAACAGTGTCGCTTCCGCTGCCGCAGACTACGCCAAATGCCATAGACCGGATGCGCGTGATGCCGAACAGTTTGTCAAAGCACACATTTCTAGGACGGTCAATATCGAATGGCAGCAAGTGTACAGTCGATGCGGTGAGCTACCTCGTGACAAAGCTACTCTAGCTTATTGCAACAGCGGCTCGTTCGCTTCCCAAGTCGCCTTAGCGCTAAGGCCGGATGGTTTCGACAATATCAAAATTCTCTATGGCGGTTTTGAACGCTGGAAAGTCTCTAGCAGCATGGAGGTGAACCAATGA
- a CDS encoding potassium/proton antiporter, which translates to MAIEQIYQQIFGAALLALLCVVASVLTRRIGAPILLVFLLLGMVAGEEGLGGIRFDDAVLAFLFGNVALAIIIFDGGLGTRKDTFRVSLKPALSLATLGVIVTAAITGFAAHIILNLSWQEGLLVGAIVGSTDAAAVFGLLRNAGLELKERTSATLEIESGSNDPMAIFLTITLVHILQISSDINQGWTIVSELLRQMGLGLGIGFAGGHLLAHMLRHLALPSALYPLLALAGGITLFGLATIWEGSGFLAIFIAGVIVGNTPHPYSNDLHRFHDGIAWLSQIGMFLMLGLLVTPSHLIPITVPAVAIAFVLIFIARPVAVMISLLPFHFPWREQIFIGWCGLRGAVPIILALFPSLAGVANTQTYFELVFFVVLISLVLQGWTIAPMARWLQIELPPTVKEPEYLHLTIKHEQDKELLIYPVLADSRVVGSTVDRIPVAEGSEVVAVIRRGVLLNKMHQAQLICDDQVMILATSNARSALGRLFAPAAHTPLLESDQFFGEFVLRPEANVVDVAEAYGFIVSSSLADITIEQYLTHHFHGKPVVGDQVKLGLVTLIVREFEGGRIVSVGLKLRSPE; encoded by the coding sequence ATGGCGATAGAGCAGATATACCAACAGATATTTGGCGCAGCTCTACTGGCGCTCCTCTGCGTTGTTGCGAGCGTTCTGACTCGGCGCATTGGCGCTCCGATTCTATTGGTATTTCTGCTTTTAGGAATGGTTGCTGGCGAAGAGGGGTTGGGGGGTATCCGTTTTGATGATGCTGTTTTGGCTTTTCTATTTGGCAATGTCGCCCTAGCTATCATCATTTTTGATGGTGGCTTAGGCACTCGAAAAGATACCTTTCGAGTTAGTTTAAAACCCGCCCTCTCGTTAGCAACATTGGGGGTTATCGTCACCGCTGCTATCACTGGATTTGCAGCCCATATTATTCTGAATTTATCTTGGCAGGAGGGGTTGCTAGTCGGTGCCATAGTAGGCTCTACCGATGCCGCTGCCGTGTTCGGATTATTAAGAAACGCGGGGCTGGAGCTAAAAGAGCGCACTAGTGCTACGCTCGAAATCGAATCGGGTTCGAACGATCCTATGGCGATTTTTCTTACCATCACCCTAGTACATATCCTCCAAATCAGCAGTGATATTAATCAAGGTTGGACTATCGTTAGCGAACTGCTTCGCCAGATGGGACTCGGGTTAGGTATCGGTTTCGCAGGCGGTCATCTACTGGCACACATGCTAAGACATTTAGCTCTTCCCTCAGCACTCTACCCTCTGCTCGCTCTGGCAGGCGGTATCACGCTGTTTGGGTTAGCCACGATTTGGGAAGGGAGTGGTTTTCTGGCAATATTCATCGCCGGTGTCATCGTTGGCAATACCCCACACCCCTATAGCAATGATCTCCACCGATTTCATGATGGTATAGCTTGGCTGAGCCAAATTGGTATGTTTTTGATGCTAGGCCTGCTAGTTACACCCAGCCATCTGATCCCGATCACTGTTCCGGCCGTCGCTATCGCCTTTGTGCTAATTTTTATCGCCAGACCGGTGGCAGTTATGATCTCGTTGCTTCCGTTCCATTTTCCATGGCGAGAACAGATCTTCATCGGCTGGTGTGGGCTGCGTGGTGCTGTCCCTATTATTCTGGCGCTATTCCCCTCCCTCGCTGGAGTAGCGAACACCCAAACCTATTTTGAGTTAGTCTTCTTTGTGGTACTTATCTCGCTGGTGCTACAAGGGTGGACAATAGCCCCCATGGCAAGATGGCTCCAAATAGAGCTACCGCCGACGGTGAAAGAGCCTGAATACCTTCATCTCACTATTAAACATGAACAAGATAAAGAGTTGTTAATCTACCCTGTACTTGCCGATAGTCGGGTCGTCGGCTCAACGGTTGATCGCATACCCGTTGCAGAGGGTAGCGAAGTTGTCGCGGTTATACGCCGTGGCGTTCTACTCAATAAGATGCATCAGGCGCAACTTATATGCGATGATCAGGTGATGATTTTAGCTACCAGCAACGCCAGATCCGCATTAGGTCGCCTGTTTGCTCCGGCCGCACACACGCCGCTGCTTGAATCGGATCAATTTTTCGGTGAATTTGTATTACGCCCAGAGGCTAATGTGGTCGATGTCGCTGAAGCCTATGGCTTCATAGTCAGCTCATCCCTTGCCGACATCACCATAGAACAGTATCTTACGCATCATTTCCATGGTAAACCCGTGGTTGGAGATCAAGTCAAATTGGGATTAGTGACACTCATAGTGAGAGAGTTCGAAGGGGGAAGAATCGTCTCTGTCGGCTTGAAATTGAGGTCACCCGAATAG
- a CDS encoding class I SAM-dependent methyltransferase codes for MWDERYSGKEYAYGTEPNDFLRSMADRLPVGKSLCLADGEGRNGVWLAQQGHEVTAVDASKVGLEKAKQLALQRNVTISTIRCDLAQFELGCEQWDLIVSIFCHLPPSLRCQVHHRAIRALKPNGIFLLEAYTPAQLQYKTGGPPVVELMMDSQCLRRELHPLTLLHLEERVRELNEGRLHQGQGAVVQLLARKEP; via the coding sequence ATGTGGGATGAACGATATAGCGGTAAAGAGTATGCCTACGGTACCGAACCCAACGATTTTTTAAGATCGATGGCAGACAGACTCCCCGTCGGTAAGAGCCTATGCCTAGCTGACGGAGAGGGGAGAAATGGTGTCTGGCTAGCACAACAGGGCCATGAAGTGACCGCTGTCGATGCCTCTAAAGTTGGTCTGGAGAAGGCGAAGCAGTTAGCCCTACAGCGAAATGTGACTATTTCGACAATTCGGTGCGATTTAGCCCAGTTTGAGTTAGGTTGCGAGCAGTGGGATCTTATCGTCTCTATTTTTTGTCACTTACCGCCGTCACTGCGTTGTCAAGTACATCACCGAGCGATTAGAGCGCTTAAACCAAACGGCATTTTTTTGCTAGAGGCCTATACACCAGCACAGCTACAATATAAAACGGGCGGCCCGCCGGTGGTCGAGTTAATGATGGATAGCCAATGTCTGCGGCGTGAGCTGCACCCACTCACCCTTTTGCATCTGGAGGAGAGAGTAAGAGAGCTCAATGAAGGACGACTCCACCAAGGTCAAGGGGCTGTCGTGCAGCTCTTAGCGCGAAAAGAGCCATAA
- a CDS encoding ATP-binding protein: MRHPLTIVCGAPGVGKTTYGKRLAREQSALLLDIDRATERLVRLSLTLCGHDGDDRDSPYFKQHYREPIYQQLFDIADDNLDHTAVVMTGPFTREIAEVNWPERLSTALNAPVAIHYLYSPPDILHQRLIARGERRDNAKLSRWEEYLRYYQAQNAPRCRHLFIDTGQSK; this comes from the coding sequence CTGCGCCACCCGCTGACGATTGTTTGCGGTGCACCGGGGGTAGGCAAAACGACCTATGGTAAACGGTTAGCCCGTGAACAGTCGGCCCTATTGCTCGATATTGATCGGGCAACTGAGCGCCTTGTGCGTCTCTCCTTAACTCTCTGTGGCCATGATGGCGATGATCGCGACAGCCCCTACTTCAAACAACACTACCGTGAACCGATCTATCAACAACTGTTCGATATCGCCGATGATAACCTCGATCACACAGCAGTGGTGATGACCGGCCCCTTTACTCGTGAAATTGCCGAAGTTAACTGGCCAGAGCGCCTCTCAACCGCACTTAACGCTCCGGTGGCGATACACTATCTCTACTCTCCTCCAGATATCCTTCACCAACGACTGATAGCGAGGGGAGAACGGCGCGATAACGCCAAACTAAGCCGCTGGGAGGAGTATTTGCGTTACTATCAGGCGCAGAACGCCCCTCGATGTCGACACCTCTTTATCGATACCGGCCAATCTAAATAG
- a CDS encoding carbonic anhydrase family protein: protein MTKPHSLWLSSFAILFSSAVMAADGKVNWGYSGHGGPEHWGALSPDYALCSSGKNQSPVNLTGMVEGELPPIHFNYRAGGAEIINNGHTIQINYQPGSAITLAEHTFELKQFHFHTPSENSVEGYHYPMEAHLVHADKEGNLAVIAIMYKAGEVNRELQKAWQQMPLEAGGAQTLDEMIDANQLLPKDRDYYRFNGSLTTPPCSEGVNWLVMKKLDSASQAQLDQFSHTMHHDNNRPIQPLNARLIIQ, encoded by the coding sequence ATGACAAAACCACACTCACTCTGGTTATCCAGCTTCGCCATACTATTTTCAAGCGCCGTCATGGCCGCTGATGGCAAAGTTAACTGGGGCTATAGCGGCCACGGAGGCCCAGAGCATTGGGGAGCACTCTCTCCCGATTACGCCCTTTGCAGTAGCGGCAAAAACCAGTCACCGGTCAATCTTACCGGTATGGTAGAGGGGGAGCTGCCCCCCATCCACTTTAACTACCGCGCCGGTGGTGCCGAGATCATTAATAACGGCCACACCATTCAGATCAACTATCAGCCAGGTAGCGCCATCACCCTTGCCGAGCACACTTTTGAGCTAAAACAGTTCCACTTCCACACCCCAAGCGAAAATAGCGTTGAAGGTTACCACTACCCCATGGAGGCTCACCTTGTTCACGCCGACAAAGAGGGCAATCTAGCAGTCATAGCCATTATGTACAAAGCCGGAGAGGTAAATCGGGAGCTACAAAAAGCGTGGCAACAGATGCCACTAGAGGCAGGAGGTGCCCAAACACTGGACGAAATGATCGATGCTAACCAACTACTACCCAAAGATCGCGACTACTACCGCTTTAATGGCTCACTGACCACGCCACCCTGCTCCGAAGGGGTCAACTGGCTGGTGATGAAAAAGTTAGACTCCGCCTCGCAGGCACAGCTCGATCAGTTCAGCCACACCATGCACCACGATAACAACCGTCCAATACAACCATTAAATGCCCGTCTGATCATTCAGTAA
- a CDS encoding chromosome segregation protein SMC, with protein sequence MRIDRIDLLAYGSFTDQSLDLANGDHGLHLIYGDNEAGKSTSLRALIAWLFGIPARTNDNFLHSNSQLRIGGQLRLVDGTTLQFSRKKGNKDTLLKYGTNDPIDEASLTPFIAATIDETLFTKLWGIDYERLIAGGRELLQQSGDLGQALFSAAVGTANLREVLSELQNSSDEIFKSRGSKAVLNQAITHYKDAQKRIKEATLPITDWKRLQQQLSDTMAAIRDIEQDIDAKSRVKSRLERVKRVKGALAERRSTLDKIEALGQINLVSEEFEENRKTASGNLQSADETKERLEAKLLGLQQEADSLNVRDDLLENEATILALYKELGAVEKTLHDRPQQDGKRRLLRNEAETLLKTIRPDVSLDSADGLRPLLNNKKWISGLAKKHSLLVQTREQAEASIKDIEDERKSLQSKLEHSSESDIGLKQLKAAIAAARKAGDIEERAAEAQKRAADENGVCENELARLGRYTGTLDSVLKLPLPVSVTLDQFEKESDALSEEYKDTTRKQQEAEDEKRQAEQELKALLLQNDIPTLADLELSRDIRNSGWQLIKRKYIEQIAIDQSEIAAYLQEDDLSSTYEKRIASADHISDRLREAADQVVKRAELESKIEALQLRMDELLDSLNDIEARQNDFRTRWFAIWSPLKITAGTPREMKQWLLRMENLIEKVQTAKHYSANQQSLDAECDQLKQTVSEQISKFDPSIDAQHMSLESLISLCEQRVEEEETSREQRRQNEYSLKESEIRLTRKQNELKSVGVELANWREEWLEAIKGLGLQQDVHPEYATETFDKLLSFFDKYDKSEDLRKRIYGMDLVKERFDHKVCQFADNIGVKREGLEASAVAAQLNSDLNLAREARSKLTSTESQIKAMKEEIENAEITIRNAKEQLTALRRQAKVETNEALIEAGERSNQKRDLQKRLDMLEQELNRNGDGLAIEQIETESEALEIDTIEGELEQIAGELNELHDRRDKLRDQRQTLQNEIEAKDGNALAANASEEAKEHLASIASHGEQYLRLQAAVLILEQLIENYRRTNQAPVLARAGQLFSRLTLGSYAGLRDELDDNSNPILLGIRPDDQEVTIDGMSDGSRDQLYLSLRLATLEQHLSKGEPMPFIVDDILIGFDDNRTRVCLEVLAELASTTQVLLFTHHSRVIELARTINAKAGVFIHELNKESS encoded by the coding sequence ATGAGAATCGACCGTATCGATCTGCTAGCCTATGGTTCATTTACAGATCAGTCGTTAGATTTAGCTAATGGCGACCATGGATTACACCTAATCTACGGTGATAACGAAGCGGGTAAAAGCACCTCGCTTAGAGCGCTTATTGCATGGCTATTCGGTATCCCGGCCAGAACCAACGATAATTTTCTGCACTCAAATTCGCAGCTGCGGATAGGTGGGCAGTTACGACTTGTCGATGGAACAACACTCCAGTTTTCAAGAAAAAAGGGCAATAAAGATACACTGCTAAAATATGGCACTAACGACCCCATTGATGAGGCTTCTCTGACACCGTTTATTGCTGCAACTATTGACGAAACCCTGTTCACCAAACTTTGGGGAATCGATTATGAGCGATTGATTGCCGGAGGGCGTGAACTACTACAGCAGTCCGGTGACCTAGGTCAGGCTCTTTTTAGTGCAGCCGTCGGGACTGCAAATCTACGCGAAGTATTATCTGAGCTACAAAACAGCTCAGACGAGATATTCAAATCGCGGGGATCCAAAGCTGTTTTAAATCAGGCAATCACCCACTATAAAGATGCCCAAAAACGGATAAAAGAGGCGACTTTGCCCATAACTGACTGGAAGAGATTGCAGCAGCAGCTATCGGACACAATGGCGGCGATTAGAGATATCGAACAAGATATTGACGCAAAAAGCAGGGTAAAAAGTCGCCTAGAGCGAGTTAAGCGTGTCAAAGGAGCCTTGGCTGAACGTCGGAGTACTCTGGATAAAATTGAAGCGTTAGGTCAGATTAATTTGGTGTCCGAAGAGTTTGAAGAAAACAGAAAAACCGCTAGCGGCAATCTTCAATCTGCCGATGAAACTAAAGAGCGCTTAGAGGCAAAACTGCTCGGATTACAACAGGAAGCGGACTCATTAAATGTCCGCGACGATCTGCTTGAAAACGAAGCGACCATCTTAGCGCTTTATAAGGAGCTTGGTGCCGTCGAAAAGACGCTGCATGACCGCCCGCAACAGGATGGTAAACGGCGTTTACTGCGTAATGAGGCTGAAACGCTGCTCAAAACCATTCGTCCGGATGTTAGTCTCGATAGCGCTGATGGTTTGCGACCGCTACTCAATAATAAAAAGTGGATATCAGGCTTAGCCAAAAAACACAGTCTGTTGGTTCAAACTAGGGAACAGGCTGAAGCGTCGATTAAAGATATTGAAGATGAACGCAAATCGTTGCAAAGCAAATTGGAGCACAGTTCAGAGTCCGACATCGGATTGAAGCAGCTTAAAGCTGCGATTGCAGCTGCCCGAAAAGCGGGCGATATTGAGGAGCGGGCAGCCGAAGCACAAAAACGAGCGGCTGACGAAAATGGGGTCTGTGAAAACGAGTTAGCGCGGCTAGGAAGATATACCGGCACACTAGATTCGGTATTGAAGCTGCCTCTGCCGGTCTCTGTCACGCTGGATCAGTTCGAAAAAGAGAGTGATGCGCTATCAGAAGAGTACAAGGATACGACCCGAAAACAGCAGGAGGCAGAAGATGAGAAGAGGCAGGCAGAACAGGAGTTAAAGGCGCTGTTACTGCAAAATGATATACCGACTCTTGCCGATTTAGAGCTCTCGCGAGACATTAGAAATAGTGGCTGGCAGCTGATTAAACGCAAATATATTGAACAGATCGCGATTGACCAAAGCGAGATCGCAGCCTACCTGCAAGAGGACGATTTATCCTCCACCTATGAAAAGCGGATCGCGTCTGCCGATCACATCTCTGATCGCCTGCGTGAAGCGGCTGATCAGGTGGTTAAGCGGGCAGAGCTGGAATCAAAGATTGAAGCGCTGCAATTGAGAATGGATGAGCTATTGGACTCTCTTAACGATATTGAAGCAAGACAAAATGATTTCCGGACCAGGTGGTTCGCTATCTGGTCACCCCTGAAGATAACTGCCGGAACGCCGAGGGAGATGAAACAGTGGCTTTTGCGGATGGAGAACCTTATTGAAAAAGTTCAAACAGCAAAACACTACTCGGCCAATCAGCAGAGTCTCGACGCAGAGTGTGATCAGCTAAAGCAGACTGTTTCCGAACAAATCTCAAAATTCGACCCTTCGATAGATGCGCAGCATATGAGTCTTGAGTCGCTGATATCGTTATGTGAGCAACGAGTGGAGGAGGAGGAGACGAGTCGCGAACAGCGTCGCCAGAATGAATATTCGCTCAAAGAGTCAGAGATTCGTCTAACAAGAAAACAGAATGAGTTAAAGTCAGTTGGTGTCGAGCTTGCAAACTGGAGAGAAGAGTGGCTTGAAGCGATAAAGGGTTTGGGGTTGCAACAGGATGTTCACCCTGAATATGCCACTGAGACCTTTGATAAATTGCTGTCATTTTTTGACAAATATGACAAGTCAGAGGATTTGCGTAAACGTATTTATGGCATGGATCTGGTTAAAGAGAGATTCGATCACAAGGTATGTCAGTTTGCTGACAACATAGGGGTTAAACGAGAAGGGTTAGAGGCATCAGCAGTAGCTGCTCAATTGAACAGCGACCTGAATTTAGCGCGTGAAGCCCGATCAAAGTTGACAAGTACAGAGTCTCAAATTAAAGCGATGAAAGAGGAGATCGAGAACGCGGAGATAACTATTCGCAACGCCAAGGAGCAACTAACCGCATTAAGGAGGCAGGCTAAGGTAGAAACCAATGAGGCGCTGATTGAAGCTGGGGAGAGATCTAACCAAAAACGCGATCTTCAAAAGAGACTGGATATGCTCGAACAGGAGCTTAACCGAAACGGCGATGGTCTGGCCATTGAGCAGATTGAAACAGAGTCGGAAGCGTTGGAAATAGATACAATAGAGGGTGAACTTGAACAGATCGCCGGTGAGCTAAATGAGCTGCATGACAGACGGGACAAGTTAAGAGATCAGCGACAGACGCTGCAAAATGAGATCGAGGCCAAAGATGGCAACGCCCTAGCCGCTAATGCCTCGGAAGAGGCTAAGGAGCATCTTGCCAGCATCGCTTCGCATGGTGAACAGTATCTTCGTTTACAGGCCGCCGTACTTATTCTCGAACAGTTAATCGAAAACTACCGTAGGACAAATCAGGCTCCGGTTCTAGCCAGAGCGGGTCAACTCTTCTCCAGACTGACTTTAGGTTCCTATGCGGGACTGCGGGACGAGTTGGATGATAATAGCAATCCCATCTTGCTGGGTATTCGCCCCGATGACCAGGAGGTTACTATCGATGGCATGAGCGATGGTTCACGGGATCAGCTCTATCTCTCCCTGCGCCTAGCCACACTTGAGCAGCATCTGAGTAAAGGCGAACCTATGCCGTTTATCGTTGATGATATCCTCATTGGCTTTGATGACAACCGTACCCGCGTCTGTCTGGAGGTTCTAGCCGAATTAGCCTCAACGACTCAGGTTCTCCTTTTTACCCATCACAGCAGAGTTATTGAACTGGCAAGAACCATTAACGCGAAAGCGGGAGTTTTTATACATGAGCTCAACAAAGAGAGCAGTTAA
- a CDS encoding DNA repair exonuclease, which produces MSDASLTEFKFIHAADIHLDSPLHGLSRYESAPVDAIRNACRRAFENLIDVAIEERVAFVLLAGDLYDGDWKDYSTGIFLSKQIGRLAQHNIRVFAVSGNHDAANRMTKSLESPANMKIFSSKRVETVKLDHLGVAIHGQSFPSQHVDENLAAGFCDAAKGLFNIGLLHTSLDGREGHANYAPCSLDDLRSKEYQYWALGHIHKQEIVAKEPYVIFPGCIQGRHIRETGAKGCVVVTVNDGVVSDIEKIALDVLRWSLCVIDITDIDEMRGVLERVRKRIDQEIASAEGRPLAMRIRLQGATTVADELAAYPDRLDQQIKALSAETAGDELWLERVENLTNRKLDLESTLADDNPMGKLLQEIVTITRDTDNIDGLKQKVAELRQKAPSETFGHDSILNLDEEQTLHRVVDEAKQMLIGRLLTVGAAK; this is translated from the coding sequence ATGTCAGACGCCAGTTTAACCGAGTTCAAATTTATTCACGCAGCTGATATTCACTTAGATAGTCCGCTGCACGGATTGTCCCGTTATGAATCCGCGCCAGTAGATGCCATCCGTAACGCCTGCCGACGGGCGTTTGAAAACCTTATTGATGTCGCAATAGAGGAGAGAGTGGCTTTTGTCCTTCTAGCCGGTGATTTATATGACGGCGACTGGAAAGACTACAGCACCGGAATTTTTCTGAGTAAGCAGATAGGACGATTAGCTCAGCACAATATCCGGGTATTCGCCGTATCCGGAAATCACGATGCAGCGAACCGAATGACAAAGTCATTAGAGAGTCCCGCTAACATGAAAATATTCTCCTCAAAGAGAGTCGAGACCGTTAAGCTGGATCATCTCGGTGTCGCAATTCACGGGCAAAGCTTTCCAAGCCAACATGTGGATGAAAATTTAGCTGCGGGATTTTGTGATGCCGCAAAGGGATTGTTTAATATCGGGCTTTTGCATACCAGTCTTGATGGTCGTGAAGGCCATGCTAACTATGCGCCATGCTCATTAGATGATCTTCGTTCCAAAGAGTATCAGTACTGGGCTTTAGGCCACATACACAAACAGGAAATCGTCGCAAAAGAGCCGTATGTCATCTTCCCCGGTTGCATCCAGGGGCGTCATATTCGTGAAACAGGCGCAAAGGGGTGTGTCGTGGTCACTGTTAACGATGGTGTTGTTTCCGATATCGAAAAAATAGCTTTAGATGTCTTGAGATGGTCATTGTGTGTTATTGACATCACTGATATCGATGAGATGCGTGGCGTGTTAGAACGAGTTCGGAAAAGGATCGATCAAGAGATAGCGTCGGCTGAAGGTCGGCCCCTTGCGATGCGGATACGGCTACAGGGCGCTACTACCGTAGCGGATGAACTCGCCGCCTATCCTGACAGGCTTGATCAACAAATTAAGGCGCTGAGTGCAGAAACCGCCGGAGATGAGTTGTGGCTTGAGCGGGTAGAGAATTTGACCAACAGAAAACTCGATTTGGAATCGACGCTAGCCGATGACAACCCAATGGGGAAATTACTACAAGAGATTGTTACTATCACCCGTGATACTGACAATATTGATGGACTGAAACAGAAAGTTGCGGAACTGAGACAAAAAGCACCGTCCGAGACATTTGGTCATGATTCCATTTTGAATCTAGATGAGGAACAGACTCTCCATCGAGTGGTTGACGAAGCCAAGCAGATGTTAATCGGCAGATTGCTGACAGTAGGAGCTGCAAAATGA